The following proteins come from a genomic window of Nitrospira sp.:
- a CDS encoding Uroporphyrinogen-III methyltransferase / Uroporphyrinogen-III synthase, protein MVRRNKGKVYLVGAGPGDPGLLTLRGKECLEQADVVLYDYLANPSLLAHAQDCAERIYVGRRGKGKYPGQETINRLLIDRANAGDVVVRLKGGDPFVFGRGGEEAEALALAGIEFEVVPGVTAAVAAPAYAGIPVTHRTLASALTIVTGHEDPEKPSTALDWSRLAANQGTVVFLMGMKNLSTIAATLMAEGRSGATPVAIIRWGTRVSQQTVIGTLADIADKADAAQMEPPTVIVVGEVVRLRQKLNWFERRPLFGKRVLMTRAKEQAGELAARLVGYGAEPVEASTIKIVPPLDWGPVDQAISEIGTYDWIVFTSANGVSRFMTRLSARGFDARCLAGRRICCIGPRTAQELEKFGIRADVVPAEYQAEGVFAALSRRDVEKTRILIPRAEVARELLPDELRAAGAHVDVIPVYRTLTSEHNSEGWRQELMDHRIDVATFTSSSTVRNFVAMLGGVEAVKSLLQFVMIACIGPITAKTAEEYGLTVSIMPSENTIPAMVDAIAHHYRSRDQWTTGALQ, encoded by the coding sequence ATGGTACGACGAAACAAGGGAAAGGTCTATTTGGTCGGCGCCGGTCCCGGCGATCCCGGGCTCTTGACTCTTCGAGGGAAGGAGTGTCTTGAACAGGCTGATGTGGTTCTCTACGATTATCTCGCCAATCCCAGCCTTCTTGCCCATGCACAAGACTGCGCCGAGCGAATCTACGTCGGACGGAGGGGCAAAGGAAAATATCCTGGGCAGGAGACCATCAATCGCCTACTGATTGATCGAGCCAATGCAGGCGATGTGGTCGTGCGTTTGAAGGGCGGGGATCCGTTTGTCTTTGGGCGGGGAGGAGAAGAAGCGGAAGCGCTTGCCTTGGCCGGGATCGAATTTGAAGTCGTTCCGGGAGTGACCGCTGCGGTGGCCGCTCCTGCATATGCCGGTATTCCGGTAACTCATCGAACGTTGGCGTCCGCGCTCACCATTGTCACCGGACATGAAGATCCAGAGAAGCCTTCCACGGCCCTGGACTGGTCGAGGCTGGCAGCGAACCAAGGTACCGTCGTCTTTCTCATGGGCATGAAAAACCTTTCGACGATCGCCGCGACCTTAATGGCCGAAGGGCGATCAGGAGCCACTCCTGTCGCGATCATTCGATGGGGAACGAGGGTCTCGCAACAGACCGTCATCGGTACCTTGGCTGATATTGCGGACAAAGCGGACGCGGCACAGATGGAGCCGCCGACCGTCATTGTCGTGGGAGAGGTCGTTCGACTGAGGCAGAAACTCAACTGGTTCGAGCGACGGCCGCTTTTTGGAAAACGGGTGCTCATGACGCGAGCGAAAGAACAGGCCGGTGAATTAGCTGCCCGATTGGTCGGCTATGGAGCGGAACCGGTCGAAGCTTCAACGATCAAGATCGTTCCTCCGCTCGACTGGGGGCCTGTCGATCAAGCTATCTCGGAGATCGGGACGTACGACTGGATTGTTTTTACCAGCGCCAATGGCGTAAGCCGTTTCATGACGAGGTTGTCGGCTCGCGGATTTGATGCACGCTGCTTGGCGGGACGACGGATTTGCTGCATTGGTCCCCGCACGGCTCAGGAGTTGGAAAAGTTCGGTATCAGAGCGGATGTGGTTCCGGCAGAGTATCAGGCGGAAGGAGTGTTCGCCGCACTGAGCCGGCGGGATGTAGAAAAAACCCGCATTCTCATCCCACGAGCGGAAGTGGCCAGAGAGCTCTTGCCGGACGAACTTCGAGCGGCTGGGGCGCATGTCGATGTCATTCCCGTATACCGAACGCTCACATCAGAACACAATTCCGAGGGATGGCGGCAGGAACTCATGGATCATCGGATTGATGTGGCCACGTTTACCAGTTCTTCCACGGTCCGCAACTTTGTCGCAATGCTTGGCGGTGTTGAAGCGGTGAAGTCGTTGTTGCAATTCGTCATGATTGCCTGCATCGGACCCATTACGGCCAAGACGGCGGAGGAATATGGTTTGACGGTCTCGATCATGCCGAGTGAGAATACGATTCCGGCGATGGTGGATGCGATCGCCCACCATTATAGAAGTCGTGATCAGTGGACCACCGGAGCTCTGCAGTAA
- a CDS encoding Porphobilinogen deaminase, with translation MSIQNGHRSTLVLGTRGSKLALCQSEWFQSKVQEVVPEVRVTLKKIQTSGDKIVDVPLAKIGGKGLFVKEIEDALLAGEIDFAVHSMKDVPAQLPDGLDILCVPQREDARDALISRGGYSFQNLPFGANIGTASLRRQAQLLQVRPDLKIAMLRGNLDTRLRKLKEGQFDAIVLAAAGLHRLGWSQAITEYLPPILSLPAVGQGALGIEGRTDDPFVRSVLLRLNHQMTHTTVTAERAFLHRLEGGCQVPIAAHATLAGEQLVLNGLVASVDGKTVIRDQIEGTFEQALTLGVELAERLLARGGDKILREIYGSA, from the coding sequence GTGTCGATACAGAACGGCCATCGCTCAACTTTGGTTCTTGGGACGAGGGGCAGCAAATTGGCACTCTGCCAAAGTGAATGGTTCCAATCCAAGGTTCAGGAAGTCGTGCCGGAGGTCCGGGTCACCCTCAAGAAGATTCAGACGTCCGGCGACAAGATCGTCGACGTGCCATTGGCAAAAATCGGGGGCAAAGGTTTGTTCGTCAAGGAAATCGAGGACGCGTTGCTCGCCGGTGAGATTGATTTCGCGGTGCACAGTATGAAGGATGTTCCGGCGCAATTGCCCGATGGACTCGACATTCTCTGTGTGCCTCAGCGGGAGGATGCCCGTGATGCCTTAATCAGTCGCGGGGGGTACTCGTTTCAGAATCTTCCATTCGGAGCCAACATCGGCACGGCAAGCCTTCGGCGCCAGGCGCAGCTCTTACAGGTCAGGCCCGATTTAAAAATCGCGATGCTGCGCGGCAACCTGGATACGCGACTGAGAAAACTCAAAGAGGGACAGTTCGATGCCATTGTCTTGGCGGCTGCGGGCCTGCATCGGTTGGGATGGTCGCAGGCCATCACAGAATATCTTCCGCCCATTCTTAGTTTGCCTGCGGTCGGACAGGGAGCCCTTGGTATTGAAGGTCGGACCGACGATCCATTCGTCCGCTCTGTTTTACTCCGCCTCAATCATCAGATGACCCATACGACGGTAACGGCGGAGAGAGCTTTCTTGCACCGCCTCGAGGGAGGCTGCCAGGTACCCATTGCCGCTCATGCAACCCTAGCCGGTGAGCAGTTGGTACTGAATGGTCTTGTCGCGAGTGTCGATGGGAAGACCGTCATTCGCGATCAGATCGAAGGGACATTTGAGCAGGCTCTTACTCTGGGGGTTGAGTTGGCTGAACGACTGTTGGCTCGGGGAGGGGATAAAATTCTGCGGGAGATTTACGGATCAGCGTGA
- a CDS encoding Glutamyl-tRNA reductase has product MHLIVVGLSHKTAPVEIRERLAVPESRLGEALTRLCAYPGVKEGILLSTCNRVEVYSVVDDIEVGYGRIQEFLADTHLSLSSEQLTPHLYWHTGDRAIGHLFRVAASLDSMIIGESQILGQLKSSFEVALAHKTTGVIMNKVVKKAISVAKRVRTETKISEMAVSVSYAAVELAKKIFSDLHEKTVLLVGAGEMAKLAARHLIAQGVGHVRITTRTPQHAVDLAAKFGGTAVPFDQFKDDMASADIVLVSTGAAHYLIGAEDVHRAVEERMNRPMFLIDISVPRNIDPAVRHVDNAFLFDIDDLKHRVEQNRAERVQEAEKAERMVLEEVTTMLDWMKSLEVTPTIVALRSRVEDMKRAEVDKVLARLPHLSPQDRELVEGLASSIVNKLIHRTMVTLKTEVNSSSGPAFVEAARRFFSLDRESPSVQPIEAYTESPRCHTGTSAESGGRRSGSGNASP; this is encoded by the coding sequence ATGCATTTGATTGTCGTAGGGTTAAGTCATAAGACGGCGCCGGTCGAGATCCGAGAGAGGTTGGCGGTTCCTGAAAGCCGTCTTGGCGAGGCCCTCACCCGTCTGTGTGCGTATCCCGGTGTCAAGGAAGGCATTCTCCTTTCGACCTGTAATCGAGTCGAGGTGTACTCGGTTGTCGACGATATTGAAGTCGGATATGGACGTATCCAAGAATTTCTAGCCGACACGCATCTGTCGTTGTCTTCCGAACAATTGACCCCGCATCTCTATTGGCATACCGGAGACCGAGCCATTGGCCACTTGTTCAGAGTCGCCGCCAGTCTTGATTCAATGATTATCGGAGAATCTCAAATCCTGGGACAACTTAAAAGTTCGTTTGAAGTGGCGCTGGCCCATAAGACGACCGGCGTCATCATGAACAAGGTCGTCAAGAAGGCCATTTCAGTAGCCAAGCGCGTGCGGACCGAAACAAAAATTTCGGAAATGGCGGTGTCGGTCAGCTATGCCGCCGTTGAGCTGGCGAAGAAGATCTTTTCGGACCTGCACGAGAAGACGGTGTTGTTGGTCGGTGCCGGGGAAATGGCGAAGTTGGCCGCGCGCCATTTGATCGCTCAGGGTGTGGGGCATGTCCGCATCACCACGAGGACCCCACAACATGCGGTAGATCTTGCCGCCAAGTTCGGCGGCACGGCGGTCCCATTCGATCAGTTCAAGGATGACATGGCCTCCGCGGATATTGTTCTGGTGTCCACCGGGGCGGCACATTATCTGATCGGCGCAGAAGATGTGCATCGGGCAGTCGAAGAGCGTATGAACCGTCCGATGTTCTTGATCGACATTTCGGTTCCGCGAAACATCGATCCGGCCGTTCGTCATGTCGATAATGCGTTTCTCTTCGACATTGATGACCTGAAACATCGAGTTGAACAGAACCGAGCTGAGCGAGTGCAGGAGGCGGAGAAAGCCGAGAGAATGGTTCTGGAAGAAGTGACCACCATGCTGGACTGGATGAAATCCTTGGAGGTCACTCCGACGATCGTTGCGCTCAGGAGCCGCGTCGAAGACATGAAGCGGGCGGAGGTTGACAAAGTGCTCGCGCGATTGCCGCATCTGTCCCCTCAGGACCGCGAACTGGTCGAAGGCCTCGCTTCTTCGATTGTCAACAAATTGATTCATCGCACGATGGTCACCCTCAAAACCGAAGTCAACTCCTCGAGCGGTCCTGCGTTTGTTGAAGCGGCACGCCGTTTTTTTTCTCTCGATCGGGAATCTCCGTCTGTTCAACCGATCGAGGCGTATACGGAATCGCCGCGTTGTCATACCGGGACCTCCGCGGAGTCGGGCGGCCGACGATCCGGCTCCGGAAACGCCAGTCCATAA
- a CDS encoding HemX protein, negative effector of steady-state concentration of glutamyl-tRNA reductase, with protein sequence MAAVCFMITLVLYIVATVSFLSYSLRRSEALSQVSLGLTAVGFASHTFALGARMFAASPSATPSFSEALSFFAWMIILVLLIVELRHRIHVLGSFMVPLALVSLISAAALPETVPTLQPVFKTLWFHVTLSMLGAVGFTVAFVAGVMYLIQDRLLKSKQFNVLYSKLPALDFLDHLNQQSIVLGFPLLTLGIVTGAISAQFARGSYVSWNPEQTGALVTWLFYFIVLLGRLTIGWRAKRAAYLTVIGFACVILTLVGVVLKGHSALS encoded by the coding sequence ATGGCAGCCGTCTGTTTCATGATCACGCTGGTCCTGTACATCGTGGCCACGGTGTCATTTCTTTCCTATTCGCTGCGACGCTCGGAAGCCTTGTCACAGGTGTCGTTGGGGCTTACTGCTGTAGGCTTTGCTTCCCACACGTTCGCCCTCGGGGCGAGAATGTTCGCCGCCTCACCATCTGCAACGCCCAGTTTTTCCGAAGCGCTCTCCTTTTTTGCCTGGATGATCATTCTCGTACTTCTGATAGTCGAGCTTCGCCACCGGATTCATGTACTTGGGTCATTCATGGTACCCTTGGCCCTGGTTTCGTTGATCTCGGCCGCAGCCCTCCCAGAAACGGTCCCTACCCTTCAACCGGTATTCAAGACCTTATGGTTTCATGTTACGCTCAGCATGCTGGGCGCAGTGGGATTTACCGTTGCGTTCGTCGCGGGTGTGATGTACCTGATCCAGGATCGACTCCTCAAGTCGAAACAGTTCAACGTTCTCTACAGCAAGCTGCCTGCGCTAGACTTTCTCGATCATCTCAACCAACAATCCATCGTGTTGGGGTTTCCTCTGCTCACGCTGGGAATCGTGACAGGAGCTATCTCGGCCCAATTTGCACGCGGATCCTATGTGAGCTGGAATCCCGAGCAAACCGGGGCGCTCGTCACCTGGCTCTTCTATTTCATCGTCTTGCTCGGAAGATTGACCATAGGATGGAGAGCCAAACGCGCGGCCTATCTCACGGTCATCGGATTTGCTTGCGTGATTCTCACATTGGTAGGCGTCGTCCTGAAAGGGCATAGTGCGTTGTCGTAA
- a CDS encoding 16S rRNA (cytidine(1402)-2'-O)-methyltransferase — protein MVAVSIGHPEDVTLRAIRILGEVDILASEDPNMTQALLLHHGIQATVTSYGPKNLREKAAVLLYRLQQGHDVAFVSDCGSPLIADPGHFLVAAAHAHNIRVVPVPGPSAIIAALTVAGFSCDSFYFLGHLPSASSRIAQYLNDSLRRNGPTVAFCAGSVVSRILKILADISPRRSVAVAFDLTRPTEHIVRGTARELREQLPRAHGREVTFILAGRDGTEWGGQHARRAQSLSSRRIKTR, from the coding sequence ATGGTGGCAGTATCCATCGGGCATCCTGAGGATGTGACGCTGCGTGCCATTCGAATCCTCGGTGAGGTCGACATTCTGGCTTCTGAAGATCCGAACATGACTCAAGCACTCCTTCTGCATCACGGCATTCAAGCAACCGTGACAAGTTACGGACCCAAAAATCTAAGGGAGAAAGCAGCGGTTCTTTTATACCGGTTACAGCAAGGACATGATGTCGCGTTCGTGTCCGATTGTGGATCCCCTCTCATCGCCGACCCCGGCCATTTTCTCGTAGCGGCCGCCCATGCACATAATATCCGAGTAGTTCCAGTACCCGGTCCTTCTGCGATTATCGCGGCTCTGACTGTCGCGGGGTTCTCTTGTGATTCCTTCTATTTTCTTGGACATCTGCCGAGCGCCTCTTCACGTATTGCCCAATACCTCAACGATTCCCTGAGGAGGAATGGCCCAACTGTTGCCTTCTGCGCCGGGTCAGTGGTTTCGCGCATACTCAAAATCCTTGCGGATATCTCCCCCCGGCGCTCCGTGGCTGTTGCCTTCGACTTAACAAGACCGACAGAGCATATCGTTCGCGGGACCGCGCGTGAGTTACGCGAGCAACTACCACGTGCTCATGGGAGAGAGGTGACATTCATTCTTGCAGGAAGAGATGGGACAGAATGGGGCGGCCAACACGCACGGCGCGCTCAGTCGCTCTCCTCTCGGCGGATCAAGACACGATAA
- a CDS encoding Uncharacterized UPF0033 protein, giving the protein MNDHQSLPDTPVTELDLRGVMCPYNFVKTKLKLETLKQGQVLSVLLDDGDPIRNVPRSVENEGHTVLSQERVDRTYRVLIRREESD; this is encoded by the coding sequence ATGAACGACCATCAAAGCTTGCCGGATACGCCGGTGACCGAACTGGATCTTCGCGGAGTAATGTGCCCCTACAACTTCGTGAAGACGAAGCTCAAACTGGAAACACTGAAGCAGGGGCAGGTGCTGTCGGTGCTTCTTGATGATGGAGATCCCATCCGCAACGTTCCTCGTAGCGTCGAGAACGAAGGCCATACGGTCTTATCGCAGGAACGAGTCGACCGGACTTATCGTGTCTTGATCCGCCGAGAGGAGAGCGACTGA
- a CDS encoding DUF86 domain-containing protein, with translation MSERTNREFLGDIREALQRISVYAAGLDYEAFVKDTRTQDAVIRNLQILGEATKNLSDEFRNAHSDVPWKNMAAARDRLIHHYFGVNLDIVW, from the coding sequence ATGTCTGAACGCACCAATCGAGAATTTCTCGGTGATATTCGGGAAGCTCTGCAGCGCATTTCGGTTTACGCCGCCGGACTGGATTATGAAGCATTCGTGAAGGATACCAGAACGCAGGATGCCGTCATCCGTAACCTACAGATTTTAGGTGAAGCCACCAAAAACTTATCAGACGAGTTTCGCAATGCACATTCAGATGTCCCTTGGAAGAACATGGCCGCTGCCCGCGACCGGTTAATCCATCATTACTTTGGCGTCAATCTTGACATCGTTTGGTAA